A window from Glaciimonas sp. PCH181 encodes these proteins:
- the gph gene encoding phosphoglycolate phosphatase (PGP is an essential enzyme in the glycolate salvage pathway in higher organisms (photorespiration in plants). Phosphoglycolate results from the oxidase activity of RubisCO in the Calvin cycle when concentrations of carbon dioxide are low relative to oxygen. This enzyme is a member of the Haloacid Dehalogenase (HAD) superfamily of aspartate-nucleophile hydrolase enzymes (PF00702).), translating to MHQANSPINHQINTSQRAILIDLDGTLVDTAPDIFAAVNRMLDDLDAGPLPFETVCSFIGKGVPNLVRRARDATGITDRFDSQYVEDLFHHHYRETNGHFGSVFTGVREGLTQLKEAGFRLGVVTNKPFELAESLLQIAGLDSYFDVVVGGDSLSTMKPAAEPLLHACDVLGASPARAFMVGDSAVDVDAARAAEMPVYIVRYGYPGPGGLDALKCDGLITSFMELAALAEPLSPVGSTSAEEEIRPTLRLPKKRLNS from the coding sequence ATGCATCAGGCGAATTCTCCGATTAATCATCAAATCAATACTTCGCAACGGGCGATTCTGATCGATCTGGACGGCACGTTGGTAGACACCGCGCCAGACATTTTTGCCGCCGTCAATCGCATGCTCGATGATCTGGATGCCGGACCTTTACCGTTTGAAACCGTGTGCAGTTTTATTGGTAAAGGCGTACCGAATCTGGTCCGTCGTGCGCGCGATGCAACAGGTATTACCGACCGTTTCGATTCGCAATATGTTGAGGATTTATTTCATCACCATTACCGCGAAACCAACGGTCATTTCGGCAGCGTCTTTACCGGTGTGCGAGAAGGCCTGACGCAGTTGAAAGAAGCCGGTTTTCGCTTAGGTGTAGTGACCAATAAGCCATTTGAGCTAGCAGAATCGTTGCTGCAAATTGCTGGTTTGGATAGCTATTTTGATGTCGTCGTAGGTGGGGATTCTTTGTCGACAATGAAGCCGGCTGCTGAGCCTTTATTACACGCCTGCGACGTGTTGGGCGCCAGCCCGGCCCGCGCTTTTATGGTGGGCGATTCGGCGGTCGATGTTGACGCTGCACGTGCTGCTGAAATGCCGGTGTACATCGTCCGTTACGGTTATCCGGGGCCGGGCGGATTGGATGCATTGAAGTGTGATGGTTTGATTACCTCGTTTATGGAATTGGCCGCGCTGGCAGAGCCACTTTCGCCGGTGGGAAGCACGTCGGCGGAAGAGGAAATACGGCCAACTTTACGGCTTCCTAAAAAACGATTGAATTCATAA
- the tkt gene encoding transketolase, whose product MNAPEKLKVTPTPADALRFLAADAVEKAKSGHPGAPMGMAEIADVLWRGHLRHNPTDPTWANRDRFVLSNGHGSMLLYALLHLSGYDLKIEELAQFRQMHSRTPGHPEVDVTPGVETTTGPLGQGLSNAVGMALAEKMLAASFNRPGHNIIDHHTYVFVGDGCLMEGISHEVSSLAGTLGLGKLICFYDDNGISIDGNVKGWFADDTPKRFAAYGWNVIAAVDGHDVDALDAAIRQAKSQNTQPTLICCKTVIGQGAPTKAGGHDVHGAPLGAAEIAAMRVNKNWTAAPFEVPPEMATAWDARAKGQARQTEWDGHFAAYKAAYPELAAELLRRLAGELPATLSEKFSQLINTAGDLQKKVATRKASQIVLEHITATLPEFFGGSADLSGSNLTNVKASVWVNYEGSGNYLSYGVREFGMAAIMNGMALYGGFVPYGGTFMTFSDYSRNAIRMAALMKQRVIHVLTHDSIGLGEDGPTHQPVEHAASLRLIPNNRLWRPCDGVETAVAWQAAITRADGPTCLVFSRQALTPFERTPEQISDLARGGYVLIDHPSPKVVLIATGSEVEIAAAAAAQLTEDGVAVRVVSMPCVEAFYAQDASYRKCVLPDGIPRVSIEAGVTWFWRGVVGDSGIAIGIDTFGESAPAEQLYAHFKLTSDHVVASALAVIKGM is encoded by the coding sequence ATGAATGCTCCAGAAAAATTGAAGGTCACTCCGACGCCTGCTGACGCGTTACGATTTTTAGCTGCCGATGCGGTAGAAAAAGCCAAAAGCGGTCATCCCGGTGCGCCGATGGGCATGGCCGAAATAGCTGACGTGTTGTGGCGCGGACATTTGCGCCACAATCCGACTGACCCGACGTGGGCCAATCGGGATCGTTTTGTTTTATCCAACGGTCATGGCTCGATGCTGCTGTATGCGTTGCTGCATTTGAGTGGCTATGATTTGAAGATAGAAGAGCTGGCGCAATTTCGGCAGATGCATTCCAGGACGCCGGGCCATCCAGAAGTCGATGTCACGCCGGGTGTAGAAACCACGACCGGTCCGCTGGGGCAAGGTTTGTCGAATGCAGTCGGTATGGCATTGGCAGAAAAGATGCTGGCAGCCAGCTTCAATCGCCCCGGCCACAACATCATCGACCATCACACTTATGTGTTTGTCGGCGATGGCTGTTTGATGGAGGGGATTAGCCACGAAGTTAGTTCGCTGGCGGGAACCCTGGGTTTGGGCAAGCTGATTTGCTTCTATGACGACAACGGCATTTCCATCGACGGTAATGTTAAAGGCTGGTTTGCCGACGATACGCCGAAGCGGTTTGCTGCCTATGGCTGGAACGTGATTGCAGCGGTGGATGGTCATGATGTCGATGCGCTGGACGCAGCAATTCGTCAGGCGAAATCGCAAAATACGCAACCAACGTTGATTTGTTGTAAAACGGTCATCGGGCAGGGCGCGCCGACCAAAGCGGGCGGTCATGACGTGCACGGTGCACCATTAGGCGCGGCAGAAATCGCCGCCATGCGTGTGAATAAAAATTGGACTGCTGCACCGTTTGAAGTGCCGCCAGAGATGGCAACGGCGTGGGATGCACGTGCCAAGGGTCAGGCGCGCCAGACCGAATGGGATGGACATTTTGCCGCCTATAAAGCCGCCTATCCAGAGTTGGCGGCGGAATTATTACGCCGTTTGGCCGGGGAATTACCAGCCACATTAAGCGAAAAATTCTCGCAGCTGATTAACACCGCAGGCGACTTGCAAAAGAAAGTAGCGACACGTAAAGCCTCACAAATTGTGCTGGAACATATTACCGCGACGTTGCCTGAATTTTTTGGCGGATCGGCAGATTTGTCGGGATCGAATCTGACCAATGTCAAAGCATCGGTATGGGTCAATTACGAAGGCAGCGGCAATTATCTGAGCTATGGCGTGCGTGAATTCGGCATGGCCGCAATCATGAACGGCATGGCGCTGTATGGCGGATTTGTGCCTTACGGCGGCACGTTCATGACGTTCTCCGATTACTCCCGCAATGCGATTCGGATGGCGGCGTTGATGAAGCAGCGCGTGATTCATGTACTGACGCATGACTCGATAGGCTTGGGCGAAGATGGGCCGACGCATCAGCCGGTGGAGCACGCTGCCAGCTTGCGGTTGATTCCGAACAACCGACTCTGGCGGCCTTGCGATGGTGTCGAAACTGCTGTTGCATGGCAAGCGGCGATCACGCGTGCGGATGGGCCAACCTGTCTGGTGTTTTCACGACAGGCGTTGACGCCGTTTGAACGTACACCCGAACAAATCAGCGATCTGGCACGCGGCGGTTACGTATTGATCGATCACCCTTCGCCCAAAGTTGTGTTGATTGCGACCGGCTCTGAGGTAGAAATTGCCGCGGCAGCAGCAGCGCAACTGACCGAAGATGGCGTCGCAGTGCGGGTGGTTTCAATGCCTTGTGTGGAAGCCTTTTATGCGCAGGATGCAAGCTATCGCAAATGCGTTTTGCCGGACGGCATTCCACGCGTCAGCATTGAAGCAGGCGTGACCTGGTTCTGGCGCGGTGTAGTCGGCGACAGCGGCATCGCCATCGGCATTGATACTTTCGGTGAATCGGCTCCTGCCGAACAACTGTATGCGCACTTTAAACTGACTTCTGATCACGTAGTTGCATCGGCGCTGGCCGTTATAAAGGGAATGTGA
- a CDS encoding phosphoribulokinase: protein MSERYPIIAITGSSGAGTTSVTRTFENIFRREKVRSVIVEGDSFHRYDRNEMKVKLSAAEASGDNNFSHFGPDTNLFPELESLFATYAETGTGRRRKYLHDVEEAAPYKQQPGTFTPWEDLAKDNDLLFYEGLHGGVVTDKVNIAKHPDLLIGVVPVINLEWIQKLWRDKSKRGYSTEAVTDTILRRMPDYVNYICPQFSHTHVNFQRVPCVDTSNPFIAREIPAPDESLVVIRFADPKGIDFQYLRNMVHDSFMSRANTIVVPGGKMELAMQLIFTPFILRMMERKKRAVGLL from the coding sequence ATGTCTGAACGCTATCCAATCATTGCCATTACCGGGTCATCCGGCGCAGGAACGACTTCGGTCACGCGCACGTTTGAAAACATTTTCCGCCGCGAAAAAGTGCGTTCAGTGATTGTTGAAGGCGATAGCTTCCATCGCTATGACCGCAACGAAATGAAAGTAAAACTCTCCGCCGCAGAAGCCAGCGGGGACAATAATTTCAGTCACTTCGGACCGGACACCAATCTCTTCCCAGAGCTGGAATCGCTGTTCGCCACCTATGCCGAAACCGGCACAGGACGCCGTCGCAAATACTTACATGACGTCGAAGAAGCCGCGCCCTATAAGCAGCAGCCTGGCACCTTTACGCCTTGGGAAGATTTGGCGAAGGATAACGATCTGTTGTTTTATGAAGGTTTGCATGGGGGCGTCGTGACCGATAAGGTCAATATCGCCAAGCACCCGGATTTGTTGATCGGCGTGGTGCCCGTCATCAATTTGGAATGGATCCAAAAGCTATGGCGCGATAAGTCCAAACGTGGTTATTCAACCGAAGCCGTGACGGATACCATCCTGCGACGGATGCCGGATTACGTGAATTATATTTGTCCGCAGTTTTCGCATACGCATGTAAATTTTCAGCGCGTGCCTTGCGTCGATACCTCGAATCCGTTCATCGCCCGCGAAATTCCAGCGCCGGATGAAAGTCTGGTCGTAATCCGTTTTGCCGATCCAAAAGGCATCGATTTTCAGTATTTGCGGAATATGGTGCACGACTCTTTCATGTCCCGCGCCAATACGATTGTGGTCCCGGGCGGCAAGATGGAACTGGCGATGCAATTGATTTTCACGCCGTTTATTTTACGCATGATGGAACGCAAAAAACGCGCCGTTGGCCTACTCTGA
- a CDS encoding class 1 fructose-bisphosphatase, with amino-acid sequence MPLTEHRTTLTQFLIEERRRYPDASGDFNSLILNVALACKSISRAVAFGELGGVLGNASGASGADTSVNVQGETQKKLDIMSNEAFLHVTEWGGQLAGMASEEMELPYQIPSQFPKGKYLLVFDPLDGSSNIDVNVSVGSIFSVLRAADGLESVSESDFLQPGTQQVAAGYAIYGPSTMLMLTVGTGVNGFTLDPNLGEFMLTHSDLKIPPDTNEFAINASNSRFWEEPIKRYVDECVAGKSGSRGKDFNMRWIASMVAEAHRILMRGGVFMYPRDSKDPSKCGRLRLLYEANPIGFLMEQAGGRASTGRQPIMAVQPTSLHQRIGLIFGSRNEVERIEAYHNTPRKEDLPSPLFTERSLFRVSA; translated from the coding sequence ATGCCATTGACCGAGCATCGCACCACACTGACGCAATTCCTGATTGAAGAGCGGCGTCGTTATCCCGATGCCAGCGGCGATTTCAATAGTTTGATTTTGAACGTCGCATTGGCCTGTAAAAGCATCTCGCGTGCCGTCGCCTTTGGTGAGCTGGGCGGCGTGCTGGGTAACGCCAGCGGTGCCAGTGGAGCGGATACATCGGTCAATGTCCAGGGCGAAACGCAGAAAAAGCTCGATATCATGAGTAATGAGGCTTTTCTGCATGTCACCGAATGGGGCGGTCAGCTGGCGGGTATGGCGTCGGAAGAAATGGAATTGCCGTATCAGATTCCTAGCCAGTTTCCGAAGGGGAAATACCTGCTGGTGTTTGACCCGCTGGATGGCTCATCAAACATTGATGTGAACGTTTCCGTTGGCAGTATTTTTTCGGTATTGCGTGCGGCAGATGGTCTGGAAAGCGTTTCAGAAAGTGATTTTCTGCAACCTGGCACGCAACAAGTCGCGGCGGGTTACGCCATTTATGGCCCCTCCACGATGTTGATGTTAACGGTAGGCACCGGCGTTAACGGCTTCACGCTAGACCCTAATCTGGGTGAGTTCATGTTGACGCATTCGGATTTGAAGATTCCGCCAGACACCAACGAATTTGCGATTAATGCCTCGAATAGCCGCTTCTGGGAAGAACCGATTAAACGCTATGTCGATGAATGCGTTGCCGGTAAAAGTGGCAGTCGCGGCAAGGACTTTAATATGCGCTGGATTGCCTCGATGGTGGCAGAAGCGCATCGGATTCTGATGCGCGGTGGCGTGTTCATGTATCCACGCGATTCTAAAGATCCGAGTAAGTGCGGTCGTCTGCGTCTGCTGTATGAAGCCAATCCGATTGGATTTCTGATGGAGCAGGCTGGCGGTCGTGCCAGCACTGGGCGGCAACCGATTATGGCAGTGCAACCGACCTCGCTGCATCAACGCATCGGTCTAATCTTTGGCTCGCGCAATGAAGTTGAGCGTATCGAGGCGTATCACAATACGCCACGAAAAGAGGATCTGCCTAGTCCGTTATTTACTGAGCGCAGCCTGTTCCGGGTATCTGCCTGA
- the rpe gene encoding ribulose-phosphate 3-epimerase produces the protein MNTTDTPTIRIAPSILSADFSRLGEEVRAIEAAGADMVHFDVMDNHYVPNLTIGPLVCEAIRPHVTIPIDVHLMVEPVDALIPLFAKAGANIITFHPEASRHIDRTLSLIREHGCRAGLVFNPATPLDLLDYVMDKCDMILLMSVNPGFGGQKFIPSTLTKLKAARARIDAHRAAGGQEIWLEVDGGVKTDNIAEIQRAGADTFVAGSAVFSAPDDDKGYRTIMQQLRAQCRSL, from the coding sequence ATGAATACCACCGACACACCTACTATTCGCATAGCGCCATCGATCCTCTCCGCTGATTTTTCACGTTTGGGTGAGGAAGTGCGCGCCATTGAAGCAGCCGGAGCCGACATGGTCCATTTTGACGTGATGGACAATCATTACGTCCCAAATCTGACCATCGGCCCGCTGGTGTGTGAAGCCATCAGGCCGCATGTCACGATCCCGATTGACGTGCATTTAATGGTTGAACCGGTGGATGCGCTGATCCCGCTATTTGCTAAAGCGGGGGCAAATATTATTACGTTCCATCCCGAAGCAAGTCGCCATATCGACCGCACTTTAAGTCTGATTCGCGAGCATGGCTGTCGCGCCGGATTAGTCTTTAATCCCGCCACACCGCTGGACTTGCTGGACTATGTCATGGACAAATGCGACATGATTTTGTTGATGAGTGTTAACCCCGGTTTTGGTGGACAGAAATTTATCCCCAGCACGCTGACCAAGCTGAAAGCCGCTCGTGCGCGTATCGATGCGCACCGTGCCGCAGGCGGTCAGGAAATCTGGCTTGAGGTGGACGGCGGCGTCAAAACCGACAACATCGCCGAGATTCAACGCGCAGGCGCAGATACTTTCGTCGCAGGCAGCGCCGTGTTTAGCGCACCTGACGATGACAAAGGTTACCGCACGATCATGCAGCAGCTACGCGCCCAATGTCGTAGCCTCTAA
- a CDS encoding HAD family hydrolase — MRASTGTAGVGSGKPAGITSTLNALIFDVDGTLADTESAHRDAFNAAFHDVGLDWHWDASLYAGLLDVAGGKERLLHYWNMIDPDESGGTKVKEAINAVHAIKTQHYEMLVSGGKLALRPGILRLIREAHAAKMPMAIATTTTPANIDALLRSALGSDWRKMFVAVCDASTCTNKKPAPDVYLAALKELGLPGEECLAFEDSENGLRAARAAGIPTLITPSAYTTGQQFDDALLILPHLGDPDRPMSQHVPGADQRWVDLAALRRWHNGTLFEAA; from the coding sequence ATGCGCGCAAGTACGGGAACGGCAGGCGTTGGCAGTGGTAAACCGGCAGGCATAACAAGCACACTCAATGCATTGATATTCGATGTAGACGGCACGCTAGCCGACACCGAATCCGCGCACCGCGATGCATTTAACGCAGCTTTCCATGACGTCGGGCTGGACTGGCATTGGGACGCCTCGCTGTACGCCGGTTTGCTGGACGTCGCCGGTGGCAAAGAACGTCTGCTGCATTACTGGAACATGATCGATCCGGATGAATCCGGCGGCACTAAAGTGAAAGAAGCGATCAACGCCGTCCATGCAATCAAAACGCAGCATTACGAAATGCTGGTTAGCGGCGGCAAGCTGGCGTTGCGTCCGGGCATATTGCGCCTGATCCGCGAAGCTCACGCGGCGAAAATGCCGATGGCGATTGCGACGACCACGACGCCTGCGAATATCGATGCGTTGTTGCGCTCGGCCTTGGGCAGCGATTGGCGCAAGATGTTTGTCGCGGTGTGCGATGCATCGACTTGCACCAACAAAAAACCTGCGCCGGATGTGTATCTGGCGGCGCTTAAAGAACTCGGATTGCCGGGGGAAGAATGTCTGGCGTTTGAAGACTCCGAGAACGGTTTACGTGCCGCTCGTGCAGCCGGTATTCCGACGCTGATTACGCCCAGCGCTTACACAACCGGGCAACAGTTTGACGATGCCTTGCTGATCCTGCCGCATCTGGGCGATCCGGATCGTCCGATGTCGCAGCATGTACCTGGTGCCGATCAGCGTTGGGTCGATCTGGCGGCCTTGCGTCGCTGGCATAACGGCACCTTATTTGAGGCGGCCTGA
- the cbbX gene encoding CbbX protein — protein sequence MSTPTILSAVPALQSEPVPASGNPFAMALANSGITDLLEQLDRELIGLAPVKQRIRDIAALLLIDKLRAERGFSAGAPSLHMCFSGNPGTGKTTVALRMAAILHRLGYVRKGHLVAVTRDDLVGQYIGHTAPKTKEVLKKAMGGVLFIDEAYYLYRPENERDYGQEAIEILLQVMENNRDDLVVILAGYKDRMDKFFESNPGMSSRIAHHIDFPDYSAGELGQIADLMLQTMQYRFDDEAVAVFSDYLTRRMALPHFANARSVRNALDRARLRHASRLMNGAGPDAIADDVTLTTITAPDLLASRVFAQPRASVDIKE from the coding sequence ATGTCAACGCCGACCATCTTATCCGCTGTGCCAGCGCTGCAATCTGAACCGGTGCCGGCATCGGGCAATCCGTTCGCGATGGCGCTCGCCAATTCAGGCATCACGGATTTGCTGGAACAACTCGACCGCGAGCTGATTGGATTGGCGCCCGTCAAACAGCGTATTCGCGACATTGCCGCGTTGCTGCTGATCGACAAATTGCGTGCGGAACGTGGATTTTCGGCTGGCGCACCCAGTCTGCATATGTGTTTTTCCGGAAATCCCGGCACAGGTAAAACGACGGTCGCATTGCGCATGGCGGCGATTTTGCATCGTCTGGGCTATGTACGTAAAGGGCATTTGGTTGCGGTTACGCGCGACGATCTGGTCGGCCAATATATCGGTCACACCGCGCCTAAGACTAAAGAGGTATTGAAAAAAGCGATGGGCGGCGTATTGTTCATCGACGAAGCTTATTATCTTTATCGCCCGGAAAATGAGCGGGATTATGGGCAAGAAGCGATTGAAATTTTGTTGCAGGTGATGGAAAACAACCGGGATGATCTGGTGGTAATCCTGGCTGGCTATAAAGATCGGATGGATAAATTTTTTGAGTCTAATCCCGGCATGTCGTCGCGGATTGCGCATCACATTGATTTCCCCGATTACAGCGCGGGTGAACTGGGCCAGATTGCCGACTTGATGTTGCAGACGATGCAGTATCGGTTTGACGATGAGGCAGTGGCAGTCTTTAGTGACTACCTCACGCGCCGCATGGCGTTGCCGCATTTTGCCAATGCCCGCAGTGTGCGTAATGCGCTGGACCGGGCACGTTTGCGACATGCTTCGCGCCTGATGAACGGCGCTGGCCCGGATGCTATCGCCGATGATGTGACCTTGACCACCATTACCGCCCCCGATCTGTTGGCAAGCCGCGTATTTGCGCAGCCGCGTGCATCGGTCGATATAAAGGAGTAA
- a CDS encoding ribulose bisphosphate carboxylase small subunit produces the protein MRVTQGTFSFLPDLTDAQISKQIDYCLSKGWALAVEYTDDPHPRNTYWEMFGPPMFDLHDPAGIMIELANCRKTFPNYYIRMTAFDSSQGVESLVMAFIVNRPEVEPGFRLVRHEEAGRTIRYSIESYAVQAKPEGARY, from the coding sequence ATGCGCGTTACTCAAGGAACATTTTCGTTTTTACCCGATTTGACCGATGCTCAAATCTCTAAACAAATTGACTACTGTCTCAGCAAAGGCTGGGCGCTGGCGGTCGAATATACGGACGATCCACATCCGCGTAATACTTACTGGGAAATGTTCGGGCCGCCAATGTTCGACCTGCACGATCCTGCCGGCATCATGATCGAACTGGCAAATTGCCGGAAGACATTTCCAAACTATTACATCCGAATGACTGCGTTCGATTCCAGTCAGGGTGTTGAATCGCTGGTGATGGCGTTTATCGTCAACCGTCCTGAAGTCGAGCCGGGCTTCCGTCTGGTGCGGCACGAAGAAGCCGGACGCACGATTCGTTACAGCATCGAAAGTTATGCAGTGCAGGCCAAGCCAGAAGGTGCGCGGTACTAA
- a CDS encoding form I ribulose bisphosphate carboxylase large subunit, giving the protein MGSNDAGQIIDAKKRYSAGVLKYAQMGYWDADYVPKETDILALFRITPQDGVDAIEAAAAVAGESSTATWTVVWTDRLTACDMYRAKAYRVDPVPNNPGQYFCWVAYDLSLFEEGSIANVTASIIGNVFSFKPLKAARLEDMKFPVSYIKTFPGPPTGIIVERERLDKFGRPLLGATTKPKLGLSGRNYGRVVYEGLKGGLDFMKDDENINSQAFMHWRDRFLFVMEAVNRATAATGEVKGHYLNITAGTMEEMYRRAEFAKELGSVVVMIDLVVGWTAIQSMSFWCRQNDMVLHMHRAGHGTYTRQKNHGISFRVIAKWLRMCGVDHLHTGTAVGKLEGDPMMVQGYYNICRDTQTKQDLERGIFFDQDWGSLRKVMPVASGGIHAGQMHQLLHLFGDDVVLQFGGGTIGHPQGIQAGAVANRVALEVMVQARNEGRDINNEGPTILRDAAKWCSPLKAALDTWGEISFNYASTDTSDFAPTASVS; this is encoded by the coding sequence ATGGGAAGCAACGACGCAGGGCAGATCATAGATGCAAAAAAGCGTTATTCAGCAGGCGTTCTGAAATACGCACAGATGGGTTATTGGGACGCTGATTATGTCCCGAAAGAAACCGACATCCTGGCGCTTTTCCGGATTACGCCACAAGACGGCGTAGATGCCATCGAAGCCGCAGCAGCCGTTGCCGGTGAATCATCGACAGCCACCTGGACAGTCGTATGGACCGACCGCCTGACAGCCTGCGACATGTATCGCGCTAAAGCCTATCGCGTCGATCCGGTGCCAAACAATCCAGGTCAGTATTTCTGTTGGGTTGCTTACGATTTGTCCTTGTTCGAAGAAGGCTCGATTGCCAACGTTACAGCGTCCATCATCGGTAACGTTTTCAGTTTTAAACCACTAAAAGCAGCGCGTCTGGAAGACATGAAATTTCCAGTCTCGTATATCAAGACTTTCCCAGGCCCACCGACCGGGATCATCGTTGAGCGCGAACGTCTGGATAAATTCGGCCGTCCTTTGCTGGGTGCCACCACTAAGCCAAAACTGGGCTTGTCGGGACGTAACTATGGCCGCGTGGTGTACGAAGGTCTAAAAGGCGGTCTCGATTTCATGAAGGATGACGAGAACATCAACTCGCAAGCATTCATGCATTGGCGCGATCGTTTTCTGTTCGTCATGGAAGCAGTCAACCGTGCAACTGCAGCCACTGGCGAAGTCAAAGGTCATTACCTGAACATCACTGCCGGCACGATGGAAGAAATGTATCGTCGCGCTGAATTTGCAAAAGAGTTGGGCTCTGTCGTTGTCATGATCGATTTGGTTGTGGGCTGGACCGCGATTCAATCGATGTCCTTCTGGTGTCGTCAGAACGACATGGTTCTGCATATGCACCGCGCAGGTCATGGCACTTACACACGTCAGAAAAATCACGGTATTTCGTTCCGCGTGATTGCAAAATGGCTGCGTATGTGCGGCGTCGATCACCTGCATACCGGCACGGCAGTTGGCAAGCTGGAAGGCGATCCTATGATGGTGCAGGGCTATTACAACATTTGTCGCGATACGCAGACCAAACAAGATCTGGAACGCGGTATCTTTTTTGATCAGGACTGGGGTTCATTGCGCAAGGTTATGCCGGTCGCTTCTGGCGGAATTCACGCAGGACAAATGCATCAGTTGTTGCACCTGTTTGGCGATGACGTTGTGTTGCAATTCGGTGGCGGCACTATCGGCCATCCACAAGGAATTCAAGCGGGCGCTGTGGCTAACCGTGTCGCGTTGGAAGTCATGGTGCAAGCACGTAACGAAGGCCGTGACATCAATAACGAAGGTCCGACCATCCTGCGCGATGCTGCCAAATGGTGTTCACCATTGAAAGCAGCGTTGGATACATGGGGCGAAATTTCATTTAACTACGCCTCGACCGATACGTCTGATTTTGCGCCAACGGCTTCTGTTTCCTGA
- a CDS encoding LysR family transcriptional regulator yields MRRYTLRQLDTFLDVARELSISRAAEKLHVTQPAVSMQMRQLEDAVGLPLYEQTGRKIRLTDAGLDFQQYAIAAVGQLKQLEDAMAERRGLKRGRVELAIVSTAKYFVPMLLVLFRKKFPAIEVVLQIHNRESIMNLLSRNEIDLVIMGHAPDTLECTANIFATNPLGIISAPQHPLSRRRKAPLAALKDHEFVVREKGSGTRQLMERLFAEHDINPPIVMEMPSNETIKQAVMAGMGLSFLSLRTIRHELGSGHLVLLDIEGLPIVRHWHVTHLTSKRLSPAASVLKTFLIEEAGPLVNIWA; encoded by the coding sequence ATGCGCCGCTATACACTTCGCCAGTTAGATACCTTTCTAGACGTCGCGCGTGAGTTATCGATTTCACGCGCGGCAGAAAAATTGCATGTCACGCAGCCAGCCGTATCGATGCAAATGCGGCAACTTGAGGATGCAGTCGGCTTGCCGTTATATGAGCAAACGGGCCGCAAAATTCGCTTGACGGATGCGGGACTGGATTTTCAGCAATATGCGATTGCTGCTGTTGGACAATTGAAACAACTTGAAGACGCGATGGCGGAACGGCGCGGTCTTAAGCGCGGACGCGTGGAGCTGGCGATTGTCAGTACGGCAAAATATTTCGTACCGATGCTGCTGGTGTTGTTTCGCAAAAAATTTCCGGCTATTGAGGTGGTGCTGCAAATCCATAATCGCGAAAGCATTATGAATTTGCTGTCGCGCAACGAGATTGATCTGGTCATCATGGGCCACGCGCCCGACACGCTGGAATGCACCGCGAATATATTTGCAACAAATCCGTTGGGGATCATCAGCGCGCCGCAGCATCCACTGTCGCGCCGCCGTAAAGCGCCGTTGGCGGCCTTGAAAGATCATGAATTTGTGGTGCGGGAAAAAGGCTCCGGCACGCGCCAGTTGATGGAGCGCCTGTTTGCCGAGCATGATATTAATCCGCCCATCGTGATGGAAATGCCGAGTAACGAAACCATCAAACAGGCAGTTATGGCGGGCATGGGATTAAGTTTTCTATCGTTACGAACGATTCGGCATGAGCTGGGATCCGGGCATCTCGTACTGCTCGATATCGAGGGCTTGCCGATTGTGCGGCACTGGCATGTAACACATCTGACTTCTAAACGCTTGTCGCCAGCGGCTAGCGTGTTGAAGACTTTTTTGATTGAAGAGGCTGGGCCGCTGGTGAATATCTGGGCATAA